A genomic window from Archocentrus centrarchus isolate MPI-CPG fArcCen1 chromosome 2, fArcCen1, whole genome shotgun sequence includes:
- the LOC115791545 gene encoding uncharacterized protein LOC115791545, which yields MSYISELQVSVKQDEEYAFHQQGFKKIFVNLNEGAKGNAVYLWYKKGINGITRIQISFNDKMAIKLSEAGFAKINKNLNEGAGGNPIYLWYYRMFPQGSIPITDLFVSTQGADEPKIYKEGWERLACDLNRGAGGNWIHLWLKREKPTYIQDIIANANYEGDRVYFHNGYIRVDEDTNRGAGGPSVFIWYRQTTNPKEAITKMAISTNDDESKSLQSQGYEIVNHDLNEGTKGKEVYLWYKKDTSSTTYIKAITLLIDPAAKEAYEKNGIPVMKENLNNGNHGVPMYLSYYQ from the coding sequence ATGTCCTACATCTCTGAACTCCAAGTGTCTGTGAAGCAAGATGAGGAATATGCGTTCCATCAGCAAGGCTTCAAAAAAATCTTTGTTAATTTGAATGAAGGGGCCAAGGGAAATGCTGTCTACCTTTGGTACAAAAAAGGCATCAATGGAATCACCAGGATTCAGATTTCTTTCAACGATAAGATGGCCATTAAGCTGAGCGAAGCAGGGTTtgcaaaaatcaacaaaaacctCAATGAGGGAGCCGGTGGAAACCCCATCTACCTGTGGTACTACAGAATGTTCCCACAAGGCAGCATTCCCATCACAGACCTTTTTGTCTCTACACAGGGAGCAGATGAACCCAAAATCTATAAAGAGGGATGGGAGAGACTGGCCTGTGATCTGAACCGGGGGGCTGGTGGAAACTGGATCCACCTGTGGTTGAAGAGAGAGAAACCAACCTACATCCAAGACATCATTGCCAATGCTAACTATGAAGGAGATCGAGTCTACTTCCATAATGGCTACATCCGGGTGGATGAAGACACCAACCGAGGAGCAGGAGGGCCTTCTGTCTTCATCTGGTATCGTCAGACCACCAATCCAAAAGAGGCCATCACTAAGATGGCAATCTCTACCAATGATGATGAATCCAAGAGCTTGCAAAGTCAAGGCTATGAAATCGTTAACCATGATCTGAATGAGGGGACCAAAGGAAAGGAGGTATACCTGTGGTACAAAAAAGACACCAGCAGCACCACCTACATCAAGGCCATCACTCTGCTCATTGACCCAGCAGCTAAGGAGGCATATGAGAAAAATGGGATCCCAGTCATGAAAGAAAATCTTAACAATGGAAACCACGGCGTTCCCATGTACCTGTCGTATTACCAGTGA